In Dromaius novaehollandiae isolate bDroNov1 chromosome 3, bDroNov1.hap1, whole genome shotgun sequence, the following are encoded in one genomic region:
- the PRPH2 gene encoding peripherin-2, producing the protein MALLKVKFNQKKRVKLAQGLWLMNWFSVFAGITVFSMGLFLKIELRKRSEVMDNAESHFVPNSLILMGVLSCAFNGFAGKICYDSLDPTKFAKWKPLLKPYLALCFLFNILIFFVALICFLMRGSLESTLAHGLKNSMKFYRDTDTPGRCFMKKTIDMLQIEFKCCGNNGFRDWFEIQWISNRYLDFSSKEVKDRIKSNVDGRYLVDGVPFSCCNPSSPRPCIQYQITNNSAHYSYDYQTEELNLWGRGCREALLHYYTSMMSSMGAVILLVWLFEMSVMVGLRLLHTSLESIANPEDPECESEGWVLENSLKDTFKSTLESLKKIGKFNQVEADAEGAQGEEGGKTPAITTVS; encoded by the exons ATGGCACTGTTGAAAGTCAAATTCAACCAGAAGAAACGGGTAAAACTAGCTCAGGGACTATGGCTCATGAACTGGTTTTCAGTGTTTGCCGGAATCACTGTTTTTAGCATGGGACTGTTCCTCAAAATCGAACTCCGCAAGCGAAGCGAAGTGATGGACAATGCTGAAAGCCATTTTGTGCCCAATTCTTTGATATTGATGGGTGTATTATCCTGCGCCTTCAATGGTTTTGCTGGCAAAATTTGTTATGATTCTCTGGATCCCACTAAATTTGCCAAGTGGAAGCCTTTGCTGAAACCTTACTTGGCGTTGTGTTTCCTTTTTAACATCCTCATTTTCTTTGTGGCTCTGATTTGCTTTCTCATGCGAGGCTCTCTGGAGAGCACCCTGGCTCACGGGCTCAAGAACAGCATGAAGTTCTACAGGGACACGGACACCCCTGGAAGGTGCTTCATGAAGAAGACAATTGACATGCTCCAGATTGAGTTCAAATGCTGTGGAAACAATGGCTTCAGAGATTGGTTTGAAATTCAGTGGATCAGCAACAGATACCTGGACTTCAGCTCCAAAGAAGTGAAAGA TCGCATCAAAAGCAATGTGGATGGGAGGTACCTGGTTGATGGCGTCCCCTTcagctgctgcaaccccagctcCCCGAGACCCTGCATCCAGTACCAGATCACCAACAACTCGGCTCACTACAGCTATGACTACCAAACGGAGGAACTCAACCTCTGGGGCCGCGGCTGCAGGGAAGCTCTCCTGCACTACTACACCAGCATGATGAGCTCCATGGGCGCTGTCATCCTCCTCGTCTGGCTTTTCGAG ATGTCCGTGATGGTTGGCCTGCGGCTGCTGCACACCTCTCTAGAAAGCATCGCAAATCCCGAAGACCCCGAATGTGAAAGTGAGGGGTGGGTTCTAGAGAACAGCCTGAAAGACACTTTCAAGTCCACATTGGAGAGTTTGAAAAAGATTGGTAAGTTCAATCAGGTGGAAGCAGATGCCGAAGGGGCTCAAGGAGAGGAAGGTGGAAAGACTCCAGCCATCACAACGGTCAGTTGA